The following are from one region of the Mesorhizobium sp. B4-1-4 genome:
- the coxB gene encoding cytochrome c oxidase subunit II — translation MSFGIPFFPQQASSAAGSVDVLFYTLLAFAIALGLSLTFLVVGYAVKYRVGSPADRTGERARSLPLELTWTVASLVIAFIFFGWGAVLFVRRDHPPPNAIEIAGLGKQWMWEFRHPGGQREINELHVPVGRAVVVSLASQDVIHSFFVPAFRVKQDAVPGRTTHVWFIATELGRYHLFCAQYCGTQHSEMGGWVTAMAPEQYASWLENQGEGETLAASGEKLFRALGCSGCHGNSSKVRAPSLAGIFGRPVALANQQTVIADERYLRDSILVPNKEIAAGYEPVMPSFDGLVDEGELQMLLAYLKSLSPRERVKNEAVR, via the coding sequence ATGAGCTTCGGCATCCCGTTTTTTCCGCAGCAAGCGTCGTCCGCCGCGGGCAGCGTCGATGTGCTGTTCTATACGTTGCTCGCCTTTGCCATCGCGCTTGGTCTCTCGCTCACCTTTCTCGTGGTCGGCTATGCCGTCAAATACCGCGTCGGTTCGCCTGCCGATCGTACCGGGGAGCGAGCGCGCAGCCTGCCACTGGAATTGACCTGGACCGTCGCCAGCCTGGTCATCGCCTTCATCTTTTTCGGCTGGGGCGCCGTGCTGTTTGTCCGCCGCGACCATCCGCCGCCGAATGCCATCGAGATCGCCGGTCTCGGCAAGCAATGGATGTGGGAGTTTCGCCATCCTGGCGGCCAGCGCGAGATCAACGAATTGCACGTGCCGGTCGGCAGAGCCGTGGTGGTGTCCCTGGCATCGCAGGATGTCATCCACTCGTTTTTTGTTCCCGCCTTCAGGGTCAAGCAGGACGCCGTGCCGGGGCGCACCACCCATGTCTGGTTCATCGCCACGGAACTAGGCCGTTACCATCTGTTCTGCGCCCAATATTGCGGCACGCAGCACTCCGAGATGGGCGGCTGGGTGACCGCGATGGCGCCGGAGCAGTATGCCTCCTGGCTGGAGAACCAAGGCGAGGGGGAAACGCTGGCAGCGAGCGGCGAAAAGCTGTTCCGGGCGCTTGGCTGTTCGGGCTGCCACGGCAATTCGAGCAAGGTCAGGGCGCCTTCGCTAGCGGGTATTTTCGGCCGGCCCGTGGCGTTGGCCAACCAGCAGACGGTGATCGCCGACGAACGCTATCTGCGCGATTCCATCCTTGTCCCCAACAAGGAGATCGCCGCCGGCTATGAACCGGTGATGCCGAGTTTCGACGGGTTGGTCGACGAAGGGGAACTGCAGATGCTGCTCGCCTATCTCAAGTCGCTTTCACCTCGGGAGCGGGTAAAAAACGAGGCAGTACGATGA
- a CDS encoding SCO family protein, giving the protein MKGWLVALGLLIAMPAIAAERPSFDPQIGAQLDLGRTLRDVAGKQRTLGETLGGRPALLIFGYDKCPNLCGVTQQAVASDLKKISLSPASYRALFVSIDAAETTGDAADVQAAIAPVAGDGLSSWRFLTSADGAGAALAAQAGIAFDRRAGIDQFVHPIAIIALTPAGRIAQVLPALTFTPRDLELALVEASAGKLGSIADHVFLLCAGFDASKGQYTPAIWAALKVAGIATVLGLAMTILLLMRGRRA; this is encoded by the coding sequence ATGAAGGGTTGGCTCGTCGCGCTGGGTCTGCTCATCGCCATGCCGGCCATCGCGGCCGAGCGCCCGAGCTTTGATCCGCAAATCGGCGCGCAACTCGATCTTGGCCGGACGCTTCGCGATGTGGCCGGGAAACAGCGAACGCTCGGCGAAACGCTCGGCGGGCGCCCCGCGCTGCTTATCTTCGGCTATGACAAATGCCCCAATCTTTGCGGCGTCACCCAACAAGCGGTTGCCTCGGACCTGAAGAAGATATCGCTCAGTCCGGCTAGCTACCGAGCGCTGTTCGTCTCCATCGATGCTGCCGAAACAACCGGCGATGCCGCCGACGTGCAGGCCGCGATCGCGCCTGTAGCTGGCGATGGACTGTCTTCGTGGCGGTTCCTCACCAGTGCTGACGGCGCCGGCGCGGCTCTTGCCGCGCAAGCCGGCATTGCCTTCGACCGACGCGCCGGCATCGACCAGTTCGTCCATCCGATCGCCATCATTGCGTTGACGCCGGCAGGCCGCATAGCGCAGGTGCTGCCGGCGCTGACCTTCACGCCCCGCGATCTCGAACTGGCACTGGTCGAGGCGTCCGCGGGCAAGCTTGGCTCGATCGCCGACCATGTCTTTTTGCTTTGTGCCGGCTTCGACGCGTCGAAAGGTCAATACACGCCGGCGATCTGGGCTGCCCTGAAGGTGGCGGGCATCGCGACGGTTCTTGGGCTCGCAATGACGATCCTGCTGCTGATGCGCGGGAGGCGCGCATGA
- a CDS encoding c-type cytochrome — MLIAGCRQDMEDQPRYNPLAKSDQFADGMSARMPAKGTVARDADLSPVPDTFPYPITMALLQRGRQRFDIFCSPCHGRTGDGHGMIVQRGFPAPPSYHQDALRKATDRHIYDVITDGYGAMYSYAARVAPADRWAIVAYVRALQYSRDAPVAGLPESLRARLEAEAAR, encoded by the coding sequence ATGCTCATCGCCGGCTGCCGCCAGGATATGGAAGACCAGCCGCGCTACAATCCGCTCGCGAAAAGTGACCAATTCGCCGACGGCATGTCGGCGCGAATGCCGGCCAAGGGGACGGTCGCGCGCGACGCCGATCTCTCGCCGGTGCCCGATACTTTCCCCTATCCGATCACGATGGCGCTGCTGCAACGCGGGCGGCAGCGTTTCGACATCTTCTGTTCGCCTTGCCATGGCCGCACCGGCGACGGCCACGGCATGATCGTCCAGCGCGGTTTTCCGGCGCCGCCTTCCTATCATCAGGACGCCCTGCGCAAAGCGACCGACAGACACATCTACGATGTCATCACGGACGGCTATGGCGCGATGTATTCTTATGCCGCGCGTGTGGCGCCTGCCGATCGCTGGGCGATCGTCGCCTATGTCAGGGCCTTGCAGTATTCGCGGGACGCGCCCGTTGCCGGGCTTCCCGAAAGCCTGCGCGCCCGGCTCGAGGCGGAGGCGGCGCGATGA
- a CDS encoding DUF3341 domain-containing protein: MSLHGIIGVFADPEALIEAARTMRARGYRRMDAFSPFPVRGLAEILGMPKSRLPWVVLGGGILGAVLVYALILYSVEIDYPVNVGGRPLHSWPAFTVIAFEAAILGAALAGFVGMLSANRLPRYYHPVFNAGSFSYARGGKFYLFIEVADPKFRKGVTKGQLTRLGAQSVEEVEA, encoded by the coding sequence ATGAGCCTGCACGGCATCATCGGGGTGTTCGCCGATCCCGAAGCGCTGATCGAAGCGGCACGCACGATGCGCGCGCGTGGCTACCGGCGCATGGATGCCTTCTCGCCCTTCCCGGTGCGCGGGCTGGCCGAAATACTCGGCATGCCGAAATCGCGCCTGCCCTGGGTCGTTCTTGGCGGCGGGATTCTGGGCGCGGTTTTGGTCTACGCACTGATCCTCTACTCGGTCGAGATCGACTATCCCGTCAATGTCGGCGGCCGGCCGTTGCATTCCTGGCCGGCCTTCACCGTCATCGCCTTCGAGGCTGCGATACTGGGAGCGGCCCTGGCCGGTTTTGTCGGCATGCTGAGCGCCAACCGGCTGCCGCGATACTACCATCCAGTGTTCAACGCCGGCAGCTTCAGCTATGCGCGCGGTGGCAAGTTCTACCTCTTCATCGAGGTCGCCGACCCGAAATTCCGCAAGGGGGTGACCAAAGGCCAACTGACGCGGCTGGGCGCGCAAAGCGTCGAGGAGGTGGAAGCGTGA
- the nrfD gene encoding NrfD/PsrC family molybdoenzyme membrane anchor subunit: protein MAEVAARSTAVLRGRHDFPEISGRIGAIVLDGRLPRHFWTAFFFCFLLVLVFLYSITYLISVGVGAYGIDIPVAWGTMISNFVWWIGIGHAGTLISAVLLLLRQPWRASINRFAEAMTLFAVAMAGLFPILHLGRPWFFYWLLPLPNTHMHWPQWRSPLVWDFAAISTYAIVSLLFWYMGLLPDLAVLRDRAKSRAGQLFYGILALGWRGSAFHWARYQTVYFLMAALATPLVVSVHSIVALDFTFAITPGYHSTIFPPYFVAGALLSGFAMVLTIAIPLRWAFSVEDLITLKHMNNAGKLMIAAGMIVIYGYASEAFFAWYSGEPYERAMMWQRAFGPYAPLFWVMLACNCGALQLLWFRRVRLNMPLLFAIALVINIGMWLERYIIVVTGPSRDYLPSSWGEQSLTWLDFGILFGSVGTFFALVFLFIRILPAITIFEVEELAEEKGQAT from the coding sequence ATGGCTGAGGTGGCCGCCAGGAGCACGGCCGTGCTGCGCGGCCGTCATGATTTTCCCGAAATCAGCGGGCGCATCGGCGCGATCGTGCTGGATGGCCGGCTGCCGCGCCATTTCTGGACAGCGTTCTTCTTCTGCTTTCTCCTGGTGCTCGTCTTCCTTTACTCCATCACCTACCTGATCTCGGTCGGCGTCGGCGCCTATGGCATCGACATCCCTGTCGCCTGGGGCACGATGATCTCGAATTTCGTCTGGTGGATCGGCATCGGTCATGCCGGCACATTGATTTCGGCCGTGCTGCTGTTGCTGCGCCAGCCATGGCGTGCCTCGATCAACCGCTTCGCCGAGGCAATGACGCTGTTTGCGGTCGCCATGGCCGGTCTTTTTCCGATCCTGCATCTGGGACGGCCTTGGTTCTTCTACTGGCTGCTGCCTTTGCCCAACACGCATATGCATTGGCCGCAGTGGCGAAGTCCGCTGGTGTGGGATTTCGCGGCCATCTCTACCTACGCCATCGTCTCTCTGCTCTTCTGGTACATGGGGCTGCTGCCCGACCTTGCCGTGCTGCGCGACAGGGCGAAGTCGCGCGCCGGGCAGCTCTTCTACGGCATACTGGCGCTTGGCTGGCGCGGCTCCGCCTTCCACTGGGCGCGCTATCAGACGGTCTATTTCCTGATGGCGGCATTGGCCACGCCCCTGGTCGTTTCGGTGCATTCGATCGTCGCGCTTGATTTCACCTTCGCCATCACGCCCGGCTATCACTCGACGATCTTCCCGCCCTATTTCGTCGCCGGCGCCTTGCTGTCCGGTTTCGCCATGGTGCTCACCATCGCCATTCCGCTGCGCTGGGCTTTTTCGGTCGAGGACCTTATCACGCTCAAGCACATGAACAATGCCGGCAAGCTGATGATCGCCGCGGGCATGATCGTCATCTACGGCTACGCGTCGGAAGCCTTCTTCGCCTGGTATTCGGGCGAGCCTTACGAGCGCGCGATGATGTGGCAGCGCGCCTTCGGCCCCTACGCGCCGCTGTTCTGGGTGATGTTGGCCTGCAATTGCGGCGCGCTGCAATTGCTCTGGTTCCGGCGCGTGCGCCTCAACATGCCGCTGCTGTTCGCGATCGCGCTGGTCATCAACATCGGCATGTGGCTCGAGCGCTACATCATCGTCGTCACTGGGCCGAGCCGTGATTATCTACCATCGTCATGGGGCGAGCAGTCGTTGACCTGGCTCGATTTCGGCATCCTGTTCGGTTCGGTCGGCACCTTCTTCGCGCTCGTCTTCCTGTTCATCCGCATTCTCCCTGCCATCACCATCTTCGAGGTCGAGGAACTGGCCGAGGAAAAGGGACAGGCGACATGA
- a CDS encoding TAT-variant-translocated molybdopterin oxidoreductase — protein MSAIADIRPIPIAGIAALREQLSNGHDVWRSLDEIARTAEFLRFVEAEFPALADRPPSRIDRRTMLKVMGASLSLAGLTACSEARSIVPYVRQPENVVPGKPRYYATTLSSDGFGIGAVVESHEGRPTKVEGNPDHPASRGATDAIMQAAVLTLFDPDRSRTPLKDGEPAAYGDFLRDMAALASRLAGSGGLGAALLMEATTSPTAKVQVEALRAQYPRLKIFRHDPLATTAGAQASMALFGKALMPVYRFDRAETIFSLDADFLGEGPGRLAYARDFAARRRVRAPNDSMSRLYAVESTPTITGAVADHRLAMRPSEIEAVAAALDAVLGDQANSTPSIVDPAWMAALTQDLQGAGAKALVVPGAHQSAFAHACALAANAKLGSLGNTVEFIESPDEVRSDGDLAALRSAIADHSIDTVVVLGANPLHTAPSDLDVHQLFSELKLLIHFGLYRDETALHAHWHVPAAHELESWSDSRAYDGVASIVQPLIEPLFGGKTIHEILAALSGRFDADALALVRQTWKALDDTAWRKALRDGLVPDSAFKPVPVTMAPDLGGLQHHPVTANGFDIRFVADPWLRDGRYANASWLQELPRPLTKLVWGNAALISPASAERLKLENGGIINIARGSANIDAPIWITPGHPDDTVTLSLGFGRKVGSVAALAHGYDAFQLRTSFAEWVATGATVTPRESKAELITTQHHQAMEGRAIVRHASLDGFRENPGFVRDGVPRAPTESLYPDWNYDEEAWAMAIDLSACIGCMACVSACQSENNIATVGPDECARGHEMHWLRIDRYYSGPVDAPDVFFQPVPCMHCEKAPCEVVCPVNATVHTHDGLNAQIYNRCIGTRYCSQNCPYKVRRFNFLDHQSFDKDEAGPEQAVHNPNVSVRSRGVMEKCTYCVQRISARRIQAQIENRDIADGEVVTACQQACPTRAITFGDQNKKASKVVQEKSAPHNYALLEELNTRPRTTYLGKIRNSNPKLVQPGEKADG, from the coding sequence ATGTCTGCCATCGCTGATATCAGGCCAATTCCGATCGCCGGGATCGCCGCCTTGCGCGAGCAACTTTCGAACGGCCATGACGTGTGGCGGAGCCTCGACGAGATTGCCCGCACAGCTGAATTCCTGCGCTTCGTCGAAGCCGAATTCCCGGCATTGGCCGACCGCCCCCCAAGCCGCATCGACCGGCGCACGATGCTGAAAGTGATGGGCGCTTCGCTGTCGCTTGCCGGGCTTACCGCCTGCAGCGAGGCGCGGAGCATCGTTCCCTATGTGCGTCAGCCTGAAAATGTCGTTCCCGGCAAGCCACGCTATTATGCAACGACGCTTTCAAGCGACGGCTTCGGCATCGGCGCCGTCGTGGAAAGCCATGAGGGACGCCCGACCAAGGTCGAGGGAAATCCCGACCACCCAGCCTCGCGCGGTGCCACCGATGCCATCATGCAGGCGGCTGTGCTCACCCTGTTTGATCCCGACCGCTCCCGCACGCCGCTGAAAGATGGCGAGCCGGCGGCCTACGGCGACTTCCTCAGGGATATGGCGGCGCTCGCTTCCAGGCTGGCTGGGTCGGGCGGCCTGGGCGCGGCCCTGCTGATGGAAGCAACGACATCGCCGACAGCGAAGGTCCAGGTCGAAGCCCTGCGGGCACAATATCCGCGGTTGAAGATCTTCCGTCACGATCCACTTGCAACGACTGCTGGCGCGCAGGCATCGATGGCACTGTTCGGTAAAGCGTTGATGCCCGTCTACCGTTTCGACCGCGCGGAGACGATCTTCAGCCTCGACGCGGATTTCCTCGGGGAGGGGCCTGGCCGGCTTGCCTATGCGCGCGATTTCGCCGCGCGGCGGCGGGTGCGCGCGCCAAACGACAGCATGAGCCGGCTCTATGCGGTGGAATCGACGCCGACCATCACAGGAGCGGTCGCCGACCATCGTCTCGCAATGCGGCCGAGCGAAATCGAGGCTGTTGCAGCTGCACTGGATGCTGTGCTGGGCGATCAAGCGAATTCGACGCCTTCTATTGTCGATCCTGCATGGATGGCGGCGCTGACGCAGGATTTGCAGGGGGCGGGCGCCAAGGCGCTGGTCGTGCCCGGCGCGCATCAAAGCGCCTTCGCGCATGCCTGCGCTCTTGCAGCCAATGCAAAGCTTGGCTCCCTCGGCAACACGGTGGAATTCATCGAGTCGCCGGATGAGGTTCGCTCCGACGGCGATCTGGCAGCACTCCGCAGCGCGATCGCCGACCACTCGATCGATACGGTGGTGGTGCTCGGCGCAAACCCGTTGCACACCGCGCCGTCCGATCTCGACGTCCATCAATTGTTCTCCGAATTGAAGCTGCTCATCCACTTCGGCCTTTACAGGGACGAAACGGCACTTCATGCCCACTGGCATGTGCCGGCCGCGCATGAGCTGGAAAGCTGGAGCGACAGTCGTGCCTATGATGGCGTCGCCTCGATCGTGCAGCCGCTTATCGAGCCGCTTTTCGGCGGCAAGACCATTCACGAGATTCTCGCTGCTCTCAGTGGCCGCTTCGATGCCGATGCGCTGGCGCTGGTCCGCCAGACCTGGAAAGCCCTCGACGACACCGCCTGGCGCAAGGCCCTGCGCGACGGCCTTGTGCCGGACAGCGCGTTCAAGCCAGTGCCGGTCACAATGGCGCCGGATCTGGGCGGGTTGCAGCACCACCCGGTGACCGCGAACGGCTTCGATATCCGTTTCGTTGCCGATCCATGGCTTCGCGACGGGCGTTACGCCAATGCCTCATGGCTGCAGGAACTACCGCGCCCGCTGACCAAGCTCGTCTGGGGCAATGCCGCCTTGATCTCGCCTGCGAGCGCCGAACGGCTGAAGCTCGAGAACGGTGGGATCATAAACATCGCACGAGGTAGCGCGAACATCGATGCGCCGATCTGGATCACGCCGGGGCATCCGGATGACACGGTGACGCTTTCCCTGGGCTTCGGCCGCAAGGTCGGTTCGGTGGCAGCGCTGGCTCACGGCTACGATGCATTTCAGTTGCGCACGAGCTTTGCGGAATGGGTCGCCACCGGCGCCACGGTAACTCCGCGCGAGAGCAAGGCGGAGCTTATCACCACACAGCACCACCAGGCGATGGAAGGCCGCGCCATCGTCCGGCACGCTTCGCTCGACGGTTTCCGCGAGAACCCGGGCTTTGTCCGTGACGGCGTTCCGCGCGCGCCGACGGAGTCGCTCTACCCCGACTGGAACTATGACGAAGAAGCCTGGGCCATGGCGATCGACCTGTCGGCCTGCATCGGCTGCATGGCCTGCGTATCCGCCTGCCAGTCCGAGAACAACATCGCGACTGTTGGTCCTGACGAATGCGCGCGCGGCCACGAGATGCACTGGCTGCGGATCGATCGTTACTATTCCGGCCCGGTCGATGCGCCTGATGTGTTCTTCCAGCCGGTGCCCTGTATGCATTGCGAGAAAGCGCCGTGCGAGGTGGTCTGTCCAGTCAACGCGACCGTGCACACCCATGACGGCTTGAACGCGCAGATCTACAACAGGTGCATCGGCACGCGCTATTGTTCGCAGAATTGTCCGTACAAGGTGCGGCGCTTCAACTTCCTCGATCATCAATCCTTCGACAAGGACGAGGCCGGCCCCGAGCAGGCCGTGCACAATCCGAATGTCAGCGTGCGCTCGCGCGGCGTGATGGAAAAATGCACCTATTGCGTCCAGCGGATCAGCGCCAGGCGCATCCAGGCACAGATCGAAAACCGCGACATTGCCGATGGCGAGGTCGTGACGGCCTGCCAGCAGGCCTGCCCGACACGAGCCATAACCTTCGGCGACCAGAACAAGAAGGCCTCCAAGGTCGTCCAGGAGAAGAGCGCGCCGCATAATTATGCGCTGCTCGAAGAGCTCAACACCAGACCGCGCACCACCTATCTCGGCAAGATCAGGAACAGCAACCCCAAGCTTGTTCAGCCGGGCGAGAAGGCCGATGGCTGA
- a CDS encoding cytochrome c3 family protein, whose product MPQVFSKSANGVARFVIWAICAALLLAIVIGIAMPRSGFVTGVGQAVAQPIPFSHKHHVGQLGLDCRYCHNDVETSSSAGLPATEVCMTCHSQLFTNADMLAPVRASLASGHPLEWKRVNSVPDFVYFNHSIHIAKGVACETCHGEVDDMPLTARAHSLSMGWCLDCHRDPQPNLRPPQDVFLMHWKPPDDIAQIRRSLISVLDIHPETMTDCYVCHR is encoded by the coding sequence ATGCCGCAGGTCTTTTCCAAGAGCGCCAATGGTGTCGCCCGCTTCGTGATTTGGGCCATATGCGCAGCGTTGCTTCTAGCCATCGTGATCGGCATCGCCATGCCGCGCTCAGGTTTCGTGACCGGTGTGGGCCAGGCCGTGGCTCAACCCATCCCGTTCAGCCACAAGCATCATGTCGGCCAACTCGGACTCGACTGCCGGTACTGTCACAATGACGTCGAGACCTCGTCATCGGCCGGGCTGCCGGCCACCGAAGTCTGCATGACGTGCCATTCGCAGCTGTTCACCAACGCCGATATGCTGGCGCCGGTGCGGGCGAGCCTGGCATCAGGGCATCCGCTCGAATGGAAGCGCGTCAACAGCGTTCCCGACTTCGTTTACTTCAATCATTCGATTCACATCGCCAAGGGCGTCGCCTGCGAGACATGCCATGGCGAGGTCGACGATATGCCGCTGACCGCGCGGGCGCATTCGCTGAGCATGGGCTGGTGCCTCGATTGCCATCGCGATCCCCAGCCTAATCTGCGGCCACCGCAGGACGTGTTCCTGATGCATTGGAAACCGCCTGACGACATCGCGCAGATCAGGCGCTCACTGATCAGCGTGCTCGACATCCACCCCGAAACGATGACGGATTGCTATGTCTGCCATCGCTGA
- a CDS encoding DUF2231 domain-containing protein, which produces MDRENPRSTARISGHPIHPMLVTIPIACFVGTFLTDITYWRTAEMMWADFSAWLVTVGVIVGILAGIAGLVDFIGEGEIRAQPVAWLHMAGNLVALILAFFNMLVHTRDAWTSVVPTGLILSTLVVLILIVTGWLGWALVYRHHVGVADETL; this is translated from the coding sequence ATGGACAGGGAAAACCCGAGATCGACGGCCAGAATTTCCGGCCATCCAATTCATCCAATGCTGGTCACGATTCCGATAGCCTGCTTCGTCGGAACCTTTCTCACGGACATAACCTACTGGCGGACGGCAGAGATGATGTGGGCCGACTTCTCGGCCTGGCTTGTCACCGTCGGTGTCATTGTCGGCATTCTGGCGGGCATTGCAGGCCTCGTCGATTTCATCGGCGAGGGCGAGATACGGGCACAACCGGTCGCCTGGCTGCACATGGCCGGCAATCTCGTCGCACTCATCCTGGCGTTCTTCAACATGCTCGTGCACACGCGCGACGCCTGGACCTCGGTCGTGCCAACAGGGCTGATCCTGTCGACACTGGTCGTACTTATCCTGATTGTTACAGGCTGGCTCGGCTGGGCCCTGGTCTATCGCCATCACGTAGGAGTGGCCGATGAGACACTTTGA
- a CDS encoding PQQ-dependent sugar dehydrogenase has product MRHFDRTFRLTTVALLCATAFGVAGCSDDNTDPSTQIGANPKLPDINQYLFPPMHLASVVGWKNDEKPTVAQGLQIKALAKGLQHPRSLYVLPNGDILVVESKAPPAPSIKRPKDLVMGWIESITTSGGDSGPSNRITLLRDANGDGVPEYQGVFLDHLNSPFGVALVGNDLYVADTDAILRYPYQPGDTKITAPGTVVTELPGGPIDHHWTKSLVASHDGSLLYVGVGSNSNITENGIQAEKDRAAIWEVDRATGRSRIFASGLRNPNGLSLEPESGALWAVINERDELGPNLVPDYLTSVKDGAFYGWPYSYYGQHVDPRVMPQRPDLVAKAIPPDYALSSHVAPLGLAFYTGTSLPQSYRGGAFIGEHGSWDRARFNGYKVVFVPFSGGHPNGVAQDVVTGFLNEKGEARGRPVGVAIDKSGALLIADDVGNTVWRVTSSGS; this is encoded by the coding sequence ATGAGACACTTTGATCGAACCTTCAGATTGACGACGGTGGCGCTTCTGTGCGCCACTGCCTTCGGTGTCGCCGGCTGCAGCGACGACAACACCGACCCGAGCACGCAGATCGGTGCGAACCCGAAACTGCCTGACATAAACCAGTATCTGTTCCCGCCGATGCATCTTGCCTCCGTGGTGGGATGGAAGAACGACGAGAAACCAACCGTAGCCCAAGGCTTGCAGATCAAGGCGCTGGCCAAGGGGCTTCAGCACCCGCGCTCGCTTTATGTGCTGCCCAATGGCGACATTCTGGTCGTGGAATCCAAGGCGCCGCCCGCGCCATCGATCAAACGGCCAAAGGATCTGGTGATGGGCTGGATCGAATCGATAACGACCTCGGGCGGCGACAGCGGTCCGAGCAATCGCATCACCTTATTGCGCGACGCCAATGGCGACGGCGTGCCGGAGTATCAGGGCGTATTCCTCGACCATCTGAACTCGCCATTCGGCGTGGCGCTGGTGGGCAACGATCTCTACGTCGCCGACACCGACGCGATCTTGCGTTATCCCTATCAGCCGGGCGACACCAAGATCACAGCGCCGGGGACGGTAGTGACGGAGTTGCCGGGCGGACCGATCGATCACCATTGGACGAAAAGCCTGGTCGCCAGCCACGACGGCTCGCTGCTTTATGTCGGCGTCGGTTCGAACAGCAACATCACCGAAAACGGCATCCAGGCCGAGAAGGATCGCGCCGCGATCTGGGAAGTCGACCGGGCGACGGGACGTTCGCGTATCTTCGCCAGCGGACTGCGCAATCCCAATGGTCTGTCGCTTGAGCCTGAGAGCGGAGCGCTCTGGGCGGTCATCAACGAACGGGACGAACTCGGCCCGAATCTGGTTCCGGATTACCTGACATCGGTGAAGGATGGTGCGTTCTATGGCTGGCCCTACAGCTATTACGGACAACATGTCGACCCGCGCGTCATGCCGCAGCGGCCGGATCTGGTTGCAAAGGCAATTCCGCCCGACTACGCGTTGAGTTCCCATGTCGCGCCGCTTGGACTGGCTTTCTACACCGGGACCAGCCTGCCGCAATCCTATCGCGGGGGCGCCTTCATCGGCGAGCACGGCAGTTGGGACCGCGCTCGCTTCAATGGCTACAAGGTTGTCTTCGTGCCGTTCAGCGGCGGTCACCCAAATGGAGTGGCGCAGGACGTCGTCACGGGTTTTCTGAACGAGAAGGGCGAAGCGAGAGGGCGGCCGGTTGGTGTGGCGATCGACAAGTCCGGCGCACTGCTCATAGCGGACGATGTCGGCAATACGGTGTGGCGCGTGACGTCATCTGGTTCATAA
- a CDS encoding DUF6894 family protein, with the protein MFDVRGTMTIFYFDVEENGNLARDRHGIDCADFDHAKKEAIQAIVDMTRDALPDGDHHELRVTVRDGSGAVVVGVTLNFDARGADRQ; encoded by the coding sequence ATGTTCGACGTTCGCGGCACCATGACAATTTTCTATTTCGACGTGGAAGAGAATGGCAACCTGGCGCGAGACCGGCACGGCATCGATTGCGCTGACTTCGATCATGCCAAGAAAGAAGCCATCCAAGCGATTGTGGACATGACGCGCGATGCCTTACCGGATGGGGATCATCACGAACTGCGAGTGACGGTCCGTGACGGATCCGGAGCCGTAGTGGTTGGAGTTACGCTTAATTTCGATGCACGGGGCGCTGATCGGCAGTGA
- a CDS encoding Crp/Fnr family transcriptional regulator, which produces MLDPLYLQLGQHDDLSNEEKTLLAGIMSTGRDFAVGQDIVAAGSRPAYSTLILDGFAARYKVLENGGRQFTSLQVTGDFVDLHAFLLKTMDHGIVALSPCRVAFADHSKLKMLTERAPHLTRLLWLDTLIDGAIHREWIVAMGRRSKTSHLAHLICELFVRLRVVNRTEGMSFSLPLSQAEMADVLGLSVVHMNRVIASLKRLEVVAWSNHTVTISDWDRLAGIAEFDPTYLSMNNEPR; this is translated from the coding sequence ATGCTTGACCCCCTTTATCTGCAGCTCGGCCAACATGACGACCTTTCCAATGAGGAAAAGACCCTCCTGGCCGGCATCATGTCCACGGGTCGGGACTTCGCCGTCGGCCAGGATATCGTTGCGGCCGGATCCCGCCCCGCCTACAGCACCTTGATATTGGATGGCTTTGCCGCGCGCTATAAAGTGCTGGAGAACGGCGGACGTCAGTTCACTTCATTGCAGGTGACCGGTGACTTTGTCGATCTTCATGCATTTCTCCTAAAAACCATGGACCACGGCATTGTCGCCCTTTCGCCTTGCCGCGTGGCCTTTGCCGACCACAGCAAGCTGAAGATGCTTACCGAACGGGCTCCTCACCTGACGCGCCTTTTGTGGCTGGACACGCTCATTGATGGCGCGATCCATCGCGAGTGGATCGTGGCGATGGGACGACGATCCAAGACTTCGCACCTCGCTCATCTGATCTGCGAGCTCTTCGTGCGGCTGCGCGTGGTCAATCGTACTGAGGGCATGAGCTTCAGCCTGCCTCTCTCGCAAGCCGAGATGGCCGATGTGTTGGGCCTGTCTGTTGTGCACATGAACCGGGTGATCGCTTCCCTAAAGCGGCTAGAAGTCGTCGCCTGGTCAAATCACACGGTGACGATTTCGGACTGGGACCGGCTGGCAGGGATCGCCGAATTCGATCCCACCTATCTGAGCATGAATAACGAGCCAAGATAG